The following nucleotide sequence is from Fibrobacter sp. UWB13.
CCGTCAAGCAAAAAGCACTTATACCCCATCAATCCGGCTTCGTGACCATAACCAGATTCAGGCTCAACTCGCACATCCTTTTTCTCAATAACAAATTCACGCATTTTATTTACCATAGCACTAAACCAAAGCTTTTCATAAAAATCCCGCAAACGAATGGACTCCAGTTTTTGAGCGAAGGACTCATCCGGGAAAACAGCACCTTCTTCTTCGATAGGATCACTTATTTTTCGCCTAGTCATTAACATGAGCTTACGAATAAGGCTTCCGTAATCTTTGACATATTGAAGAGTGAAAGCATCTTTTGCCTTGCTCCTTTTATACTGAGCAACAAAACCCATCTTGTCCGAGAAATTTTCATAACTCACCAAATTCCAAGGTTCATGGATTTCGGTAAAATTGTGCGTAAAGACCTGCAACGAATAATGAGGCGCAAGCAAATAAAACGTCGTGTTCTGCTCATTTATATTGACGTTATTCTTCCCTGCTCCATAAATAAATTTCAGCCCTTTGCAAACCTTGTTATGATATTCTTCAAGTTGGTTCTTATTGGGAATAGCCTTGAATTTATTTTCAATGACCGTAAACCGGCAGCACTCCTTAAAAACACGGAGAATTTCATCCCACTTGCTCTGAAGAGCATTTTCGCCAACACATTTTAACGAAAGCGGAGCACTAGCACTACGCAACCATCCCAACAGCAACTGCCCTGCATTATCGTTCTTTAGCAACTCATACTGTGATTCTTCCAAAAATGCAATGAGGAGGTCAAAATTTTGGAATTCACGAAATACAGATACCACTCGGTATTTTTTCCGTTCATTTCCTTCCGTTTTCGGACCTATCCACTTAGCAAGCTCGTCTGCTAGATAGCTCAGCAACACATCATCAGATTCACCCTGTTGCAGAAACATGCCCAGCATGTTACTATGGAAAAGTTCCTTGCTCCCGAGACTCGAATTGAATATTAAATTGGAACGCAAATCATTTATAACTTGGTCCCATGCCGTATTACGCCAATAATATTCCGCACCCTGTTTTTTAATAAGAATTTTCGCGTCTTCATGGACGCGATTTCTATGTAAATTGGAATTTACCTGGGGGGGGGGTATCGGATTTTCTGTTCTTAGGCATACACAAAGAAATGTAGTTTAAAAAACAACAAACATGTAATTATCAAGAAAAATAATTTTAAAAATATTACACTTTTTAATGAAGAACGTTTTTCCTTGCAATCAAGCAATTTCTATATTCCCCGTTATGGATAGAGCACGCCGTCGCAAATTTGGACAGAACTTTCTCGATGTTGAAACCGCCACCGCCATCGCAGGCGATTTGCCTGCCGAAGCCGGCGAATTCGTCCTTGAGATTGGTCCCGGTCACGGCGCCCTCACGGAGCACTTGCTCAACCGCGGGCTAGAACTTACTGCTGTCGAAATTGACGAGCAGTGCGTTGAAGTCTTGAACGAAAAATTCAAAGATTACAAGAACTTCAACATTGTCAACATTGACTTTTTGAAGTTTGACTTGCAAGCATTTTTGGACGCACACGCAAAACCGTGGGTTACCGGCAACTTACCATACAACGTAAGCACAGCAATTATCGCAGGGCTTATGCCGCGTTTGCACTTGACCAAAGGCTTTATGGGAATGGTGCAGCTCGAAGTCGCCGAACGCATTTGCGCCGCGCCGTGCAGCAGCAATTACGGGAGCCTTTCCGTGCTCGTTTCAGCATTTGCAAACACGCAAATTTTGCGCAAGATTGGGCCGGAACATTTCACGCCAAAGCCGAATGTCGATAGCGCCACAATGCTTTTGACACCACGCGAAGACGCAATCCAGGCGCCCGACGGATTCTTTGACTTTGTGCGTACTGCCTTCACGCAAAAGCGAAAGACACTTGCGAATTCCTTCGGACGTAATTACGACAAGAAGAAAATCCAGGCAACCATTGAACTTTTGGATTGGCCGACGACCATCCGCGCCGAAGAACTCAGCCCCGAGCAGTTCCTGAATTTCTACAAGGCATTTAAAGGTGAATAAGGAGATGCCCGCAAAAGGCATTGTCATCCTGGAGCCGAAGGCGATAGGAACCATAAGAGAAAATGAAAATTAAGATTCTCATAGACAACATCAGCTGTTCCAAAAAGCAATTAAAAGGCGAATGGGGACTTTGCGTCTACACCGAATTCAACGGCAAAAGCATTCTGCTCGATACAGGAGCGTCCACGCAATTCGCCAAGAACGCCGCCATCATGGGGATTGACATTTCCAAAATCGATGCAGGCGTCTTAAGCCATGCGCATTACGATCACGCCAAATTCTACTTGCGTGATGCCGCCCGCGAAAACTGCTACCATACGCACAAGTTCTTAAAGTTTTTCACCTATCAAGAATACATCGGCATTTACAAAGGAACACTCAAAAAGAACGCCAACCGCATTGTATTCGTCAACGGCGACTGCGAAATTCTCCCGGGAGTCACTCTCGTCGGTCACAAGACTCCAAACCTCGATGAAATTGGCAAACGCGCCCACATGAGCGTCAAAGAAAACGGCAAATACCGCCCCGACAGTTTCGACCACGAACAAAGTCTAGTCTTTGATACGCCCAAGGGCCTCTTCATCATGAACAGCTGTAGCCACGGTGGCGCCGACAACATCATCAAGGAAATCGAAGCAACATTCCCCGGCAAGCAAATTTACGCCATCCTCGGCGGGTTCCATTTATTCCGCACACCCGATGACCGCGTAAAAGCATTCGCCGAACGCCTCCGCGAATTGAACGTTCAAAAATCTACACAGGGCATTGCACCGGGCAACGCGCCTACGAGATTTTGCACGATGTGCTCGGCGACAAAGTCGCACAAATGCACACCGGCATGGAAATTGAGGTGTAGAGTTCCTAAGCGGGATCGTTTACCGGCTTAGAATAGTCACGCTCTCCAAACAAAGCCGTTCCCACGCGAATCATCGTAGAGCCTTCTTCGATGGCGACTTCCAAATCAAGCGTCATGCCCATCGAAAGCTGATCGAACTTCGCAAAGGCGCCACCTTTAGCAAGGAACTTGTCGCGCAGCCCACGCAAGAACGCAAAGCACTCGCGAGAATCTTCCGGAACACCCGTGTTCTTGCCAATCGTCATGAGGCCGCGGAAACGCAAATGCGGGAAGTTTTCGCTCTTGCCGTCATCAGTGGCAGCGCCCGCTTTTGCCGCAAGATCGTTCAAGAAAGCTTCAGCCTCATGCACGTCCAAGCCGCTCTTCGTTTCTTCTTCGCCCGCATTCACCTGGAACAAAATGTCGAGAACTTTTCCCTGACCATTTGCAGCTGCAGCGCAAACCTTCTCCAACTTTTCCACCGCTTCGATACTTGCAATGGAATGGATGCAGTCGGCTACAAGTGCAGCCTTCTTGAGCTTGTTACTTTGCACAGGACCAATTACATGGCAACGCACGCGGCTCCCGTCCTTTGCCGTACGCGGCTCGGAGAACTTGAGTTCGGCTTCTTGCACGCGGTTTTCGCCAAAGTCCGTTGCACCCAAAGCAATCGCATTTTCCACAGCTTCTGCCGGGTGGAACTTGCTCACCCACACAAGCTTAACCGAATCACGGCTGCGACCCGCAATCTTGCAAGCCTCGCCAATCCTTGCTTCGAGAGCTGCAAGGTGCTCGCGCATTTCATCAAGTGTGAATTCCATAGTTTTAGTAGACCGTTAGAAGTTGGAAGTAGACAGTGATTAGTGATTATGTTTTTCAGTTAAAAGATAATAAATCCTTTTCGGCCTAATATTAAAAAATTTATTCGCCAGTTAATATACTACTCTTCTCAAAAAGATTTTTATAAATTACAAAGTACCAGTATCAACATACTGGATTTTGCTATATCCTTTCTTATATCTTTTCCTAAATCCTTAGCTATATCGTTTGCTAGATGAATCGGCACTCCGATTCAATTTAATCAACTATATAATCTAAAGGATATGAAAATATATCTAGACAACTGCTGCTACAACCGGCCTTATGACGACCAAAGCCATTTGACCATTTCCATTGAAGCACAAGCTAAAATGCAAATACAATCTCTTGTAAAAGCACAAAAATTGCAATTGGCTTCATCATTTATTCTTGATTACGAAAATTCTTGTAATCCGTACACAGACAGAAAATCTGCTATAACAAAATTTTTGAATGATAATGTTTTCGATTATGTAGGAAGCGACAAATCAGATGTAATCGCCATAAATGCCAAGAAAATCATGGCAACAGGGGTAAAAATGAAAGACGCTTGTCACATTGCCTGTGCAGAATTAATGAATTGTGATTATCTTTTAAGTACGGACAAGCGGATGCTTAAATATAAAAGTAATTCGATAAAATTGATCAACCCCATAGAGTTCCTTAATCTAATAAGCGGAGGTGCTGAAAATGATAAC
It contains:
- a CDS encoding type II toxin-antitoxin system VapC family toxin, which gives rise to MKIYLDNCCYNRPYDDQSHLTISIEAQAKMQIQSLVKAQKLQLASSFILDYENSCNPYTDRKSAITKFLNDNVFDYVGSDKSDVIAINAKKIMATGVKMKDACHIACAELMNCDYLLSTDKRMLKYKSNSIKLINPIEFLNLISGGAENDN
- a CDS encoding YggS family pyridoxal phosphate-dependent enzyme, whose amino-acid sequence is MEFTLDEMREHLAALEARIGEACKIAGRSRDSVKLVWVSKFHPAEAVENAIALGATDFGENRVQEAELKFSEPRTAKDGSRVRCHVIGPVQSNKLKKAALVADCIHSIASIEAVEKLEKVCAAAANGQGKVLDILFQVNAGEEETKSGLDVHEAEAFLNDLAAKAGAATDDGKSENFPHLRFRGLMTIGKNTGVPEDSRECFAFLRGLRDKFLAKGGAFAKFDQLSMGMTLDLEVAIEEGSTMIRVGTALFGERDYSKPVNDPA
- the rsmA gene encoding 16S rRNA (adenine(1518)-N(6)/adenine(1519)-N(6))-dimethyltransferase RsmA; translation: MDRARRRKFGQNFLDVETATAIAGDLPAEAGEFVLEIGPGHGALTEHLLNRGLELTAVEIDEQCVEVLNEKFKDYKNFNIVNIDFLKFDLQAFLDAHAKPWVTGNLPYNVSTAIIAGLMPRLHLTKGFMGMVQLEVAERICAAPCSSNYGSLSVLVSAFANTQILRKIGPEHFTPKPNVDSATMLLTPREDAIQAPDGFFDFVRTAFTQKRKTLANSFGRNYDKKKIQATIELLDWPTTIRAEELSPEQFLNFYKAFKGE